The Methanospirillum lacunae genome segment TAATAGTACTGGCTCAAATGTTGCTGATCCAGTTCATACGTTCAATCGAAGCGGTCTTTATTCAGTCAATCTGACTGCCGGTAATAGTTGTGATAATTATTCTAGTGTATTTCACACAATTTCTGTTGAAAATGAACCTTGTCCAACGGTTGTAGCAAATTTCAGTTCAGATGTAAGTAGTGGTTATGCTCCGTTGACGGTGTCGTTTACGAATCGTTCAACCGGTGGGAACATAACCAGTTGGCAATGGGACTTTGGAGATGGTAGTAGTTACATAAACACTGCTAATGCCGTTCACATGTATACAACAAATGGGACGTATCTGGCAAATCTGACCGTGTGGAACCGTTGTGGATCTAGTGCAAGTATAAGTCATCCTGTTATAGTAATATCCACCCCTGCAAATGCTCCCACAATTACAAATATTACTCCATCAACAGGTGTGAATACGAGTTCAGTGAATATTACAGCCCTTATCGGATCTAATTTTGAATCTGGTGCCTCAGTGAACCTTACCCGAAATGGTTTTTCAAATATATCTGGTACCAATGTTTCCGTCATAAATTCAAAATTAATTACTTGTTCTCTTCCTATTGAAGGCGTGGTGCCAGGTAATTGGACCGTTGAAGTACAGAATCCGGATGGGCAAAGGGGTCTGTTGCTTCAAGGGTTTACCGTTACTCATGATTCTTGTCCTGATCTGATTGCATCGTATACTTCAAATATCAGTGAAGGGGCTGCTCCTTTGTCAGTTCTCTTTATTGATTCTTCAAATGGTGGAGTGATTAATTCACGAACCTGGAATTTTGGTGATGGAACTGAAAATGAAACCAATCATACAGTTATTCATACATTTACGAAAAATGGAACCTATTCAGTTTCTCTTCAAGCAAAGAATTCCTGTGGAAACAGTGGACAATTAAGTCATAAAATACAGGTTTCCCCAACATCTGTTCCTGTAAACTATTCAATTTCTGTATTGGCTGATACAGGGGGGGAGATCACTCCTTCCGGGGATGTGAAAGTTATATCGGGAGAGAATCAGGTGTTTAACATTAGTTCTCATTCAGGGTATTATATCTCGGATGTTCTTGTAGATGGAGTGAGTGTGGGAGCCGTTTCCAGTTATTTGTTTACAAATATTACTACAAATCATAGTATTCATGCAAAATTTGACATACATTCCGGGAATTATTCAATTATTGCAAGTGCCGGAAGTGGTGGTCTAATTAATCCATCAGGGGTTATTGTTGTTTCTTTTGGATCAGATCAAAAATTTACATTCAGTCCTGATGCTGGAAAGTTAATATCTGATATTTTGGTTGATAATATTAGTGTGGGTGCAGTAACATCCTATACCTTTACCAATGTAACTTCAAACCATTTGATATCCTCAAAATTCAATCAGATTCCAGGAAAATATGGAATCAATTCATCTTCAAATCAATGGGGAAAGATTATTCCAAGTGGGAACAATGCCTATCCTGAAAATTCAAATCAATCCTTTATTATGTTGGCAAAACCCGGTACCACATTGACAAATGTGACTGTGGATTCAATAGGAATAGGTCCCATCCGAAATTGGACTTTTACAAATCTAACTGAAGAACATTCAATTTTTTCTGAAGGAACTCCTATCCCAGGACAAATATTAGTGTCCTTTATCGCAACACCCCGGTGGGGACCTGTTCCTCTAGATGTACAGTTTAATAGTCGGTGTCTTGGTGATCCCACATCATTTTTCTGGCAATTTGGTGATGGGGGAACTAGTACAGAACCAAATCCAACTCACAGATATAATCTGTCAGGCGTTTATTCGGTCAATCTTCATGCTTCTAATCCAAAGAGTGGGGGGGTGGGGGTATGGAATAAGTACGTTACTGTTACTGATAGTATAATTCCGGAACCTACAGCGACCCCGGTACCTGAAAGAATAACTCCAATGTTTCAGTTTTCACCCACAAATGGGACAACACCTCTTTCTGTCAGTTTTACTGATATGAGTTCAGGATACCCTACTTCCTGGTTATGGGATTTTGGTGATGGTTCCACATCAGAGGATCAAAATCCTGTTCACAAGTATACGACCACAGGATCTTATTCAGTTATGTTACAGGCACAAAATAGTGATTATAGTGGAACTGTTACGATCTCTGGTGCAATAACCGTCAGGTAAGTAATTTGTATTTTATTTCATACATCTTTTGTT includes the following:
- a CDS encoding PKD domain-containing protein, with the translated sequence NSTGSNVADPVHTFNRSGLYSVNLTAGNSCDNYSSVFHTISVENEPCPTVVANFSSDVSSGYAPLTVSFTNRSTGGNITSWQWDFGDGSSYINTANAVHMYTTNGTYLANLTVWNRCGSSASISHPVIVISTPANAPTITNITPSTGVNTSSVNITALIGSNFESGASVNLTRNGFSNISGTNVSVINSKLITCSLPIEGVVPGNWTVEVQNPDGQRGLLLQGFTVTHDSCPDLIASYTSNISEGAAPLSVLFIDSSNGGVINSRTWNFGDGTENETNHTVIHTFTKNGTYSVSLQAKNSCGNSGQLSHKIQVSPTSVPVNYSISVLADTGGEITPSGDVKVISGENQVFNISSHSGYYISDVLVDGVSVGAVSSYLFTNITTNHSIHAKFDIHSGNYSIIASAGSGGLINPSGVIVVSFGSDQKFTFSPDAGKLISDILVDNISVGAVTSYTFTNVTSNHLISSKFNQIPGKYGINSSSNQWGKIIPSGNNAYPENSNQSFIMLAKPGTTLTNVTVDSIGIGPIRNWTFTNLTEEHSIFSEGTPIPGQILVSFIATPRWGPVPLDVQFNSRCLGDPTSFFWQFGDGGTSTEPNPTHRYNLSGVYSVNLHASNPKSGGVGVWNKYVTVTDSIIPEPTATPVPERITPMFQFSPTNGTTPLSVSFTDMSSGYPTSWLWDFGDGSTSEDQNPVHKYTTTGSYSVMLQAQNSDYSGTVTISGAITVR